The Hypanus sabinus isolate sHypSab1 chromosome 1, sHypSab1.hap1, whole genome shotgun sequence genome contains a region encoding:
- the LOC132392554 gene encoding uncharacterized protein LOC132392554, protein MVVCVRNEVTVMCIRNELLEMMVVCIWNEVSVVCIRNEVSGVCIRNEVSVVCIRNEVSGMCIRNEVSVVCIRNEVSVVCIRKEVSVVCIQNELLETMVVCVRNEVTVTCIRNELLEMMVVCIWNEVSVVCIRNEVSGVCIRNEVSVVCIWNEVSVVCIWNDGSVMCIWNEVSVVCMWNDGSVMCIRNEVSVVCMWNEVSVVCIRNEGSVMCIWNEVSVMCIRNELLETMVVCVRNEVTVMCNRNELLEMMVVCIWNEVSVVCIRNEVSGVCIRNEVSVVCIRNEVSVVCMWNEVSVVCIWNEVSVVCMWNEVSVVCIQNELLETMVVCVRNEVTVMCIRNELLEMMVVCIWNEVSVVCIQNELLETMVVCVRNEVTVMCIRNELLEMMVVCIWNEVSVMCIWNDGSVMCIWNEVSVVCIWNEVSVVCIWNEVSVVCIWNDGSVMCIWNEVSVVCIWNEVSVVCIWNEVSVVCMWNEVSVMCIWNDGSVMCIWNEVSVVCIWNEVSVVCIWNEVSVVCIWNDGSVMCIWNEVSVVCMWNEVSVVCIWNELPVEMVGCF, encoded by the exons ATGGTAGTGTGTGTTCGGAATGAGGTGACGGTGATGTGTATTCGGAATGAGTTGTTGGAGATGATGGTGGTGTGTATCTGGAATGAGGTGTCGGTGGTGTGTATCCGGAACGAG GTGTCGGGGGTGTGTATTCGGAATGAGGTGTCGGTGGTGTGTATTCGGAATGAGGTGTCGGGGATGTGTATTCGGAATGAGGTGTCGGTGGTGTGTATTCGGAATGAGGTGTCGGTGGTGTGTATTCGGAAAGAGGTGTCGGTGGTGTGTATTCAGAATGAGTTGTTGGAGACGATGGTAGTGTGTGTTCGGAATGAGGTGACGGTGACGTGTATTCGGAATGAGTTGTTGGAGATGATGGTGGTGTGTATCTGGAATGAGGTGTCGGTGGTGTGTATTCGGAACGAGGTGTCGGGGGTGTGTATTCGGAATGAGGTGTCGgtggtgtgtatttggaatgaggtgtcggtggtgtgtatttggaatgatggGTCGGTGATGTGTATTTGGAATGAGGTGTCGGTGGTGTGTATGTGGAATGATGGGTCGGTGATGTGTATTCGGAATGAGGTGTCGGTGGTGTGTATGTGGAATGAGGTGTCGGTGGTGTGTATTCGGAATGAGGGGTCGGTGATGTGTATTTGGAATGAGGTGTCGGTGATGTGTATTCGGAATGAG TTGTTGGAGACGATGGTAGTGTGTGTTCGGAATGAGGTGACGGTGATGTGTAATCGGAATGAGTTGTTGGAGATGATGGTGGTGTGTATCTGGAATGAGGTGTCGGTGGTGTGTATTCGGAACGAGGTGTCGGGGGTGTGTATTCGGAATGAGGTGTCGGTGGTGTGTATTCGGAATGAGGTGTCGGTGGTGTGTATGTGGAATGAGGTGTCGgtggtgtgtatttggaatgaggTGTCGGTGGTGTGTATGTGGAATGAGGTGTCGGTGGTGTGTATTCAGAATGAGTTGTTGGAGACGATGGTAGTGTGTGTTCGGAATGAGGTGACGGTGATGTGTATTCGGAATGAGTTGTTGGAGATGATGGTGGTGTGTATCTGGAATGAG GTGTCGGTGGTGTGTATTCAGAATGAGTTGTTGGAGACGATGGTAGTGTGTGTTCGGAATGAGGTGACGGTGATGTGTATTCGGAATGAGTTGTTGGAGATGATGGTGGTGTGTATCTGGAATGAG GTGTCGGTGAtgtgtatttggaatgatggGTCGGTGATGTGTATTTGGAATGAGGTGTCGgtggtgtgtatttggaatgaggtgtcggtggtgtgtatttggaatgaggtgtcggtggtgtgtatttggaatgatggGTCGGTGATGTGTATTTGGAATGAGGTGTCGgtggtgtgtatttggaatgaggtgtcggtggtgtgtatttggaatgaggTGTCGGTGGTGTGTATGTGGAATGAGGTGTCGGTGAtgtgtatttggaatgatggGTCGGTGATGTGTATTTGGAATGAGGTGTCGgtggtgtgtatttggaatgaggtgtcggtggtgtgtatttggaatgaggtgtcggtggtgtgtatttggaatgatggGTCGGTGATGTGTATTTGGAATGAGGTGTCGGTGGTGTGTATGTGGAATGAGGTGTCGGTGGtgtgtatctggaatgagctgccagtggaaatggtggggTGTttttga